One part of the Lathyrus oleraceus cultivar Zhongwan6 unplaced genomic scaffold, CAAS_Psat_ZW6_1.0 chrUn0001, whole genome shotgun sequence genome encodes these proteins:
- the LOC127110542 gene encoding uncharacterized protein LOC127110542: protein MTVRINHWCSRLLSYAGKLQLVKSVVFAITNYWMQIFLLPKKIIRHIESMCRRFIWAGNDEKSKRAPVAWDHVCDSIANGGRNIIALGEWNKATIGKLLWSLSEKKDKMWANDMYNTRRMYQHLRGDKPRVDWRRLMYINMARPRAVFTLWLENRGHLFLSVRSQRRFGRRLSIGLGWSISILIGMSILLGNKLKGRATKCAFSKLRWLKRFTTFGG from the exons ATGACTGTTAGAATTAACCATTGGTGTAGCCGTCTTTTGTCGTATGCAGGTAAATTACAGTTGGTGAAAAGTGTGGTGTTTGCTATAACCAATTATTGGATGCAAATATTCCTCCTACCCAAGAAGATCATTAGGCACATTGAAAGCATGTGTAGAAGATTCATTTGGGCTGGAAATGACGAGAAGAGTAAAAGAGCGCCGGTGGCATGGGACCATGTGTGTGATTCGATTGCAAATGGTGGAAGGAACATCATAGCCTTAGGGGAATGGAATAAAGCCACCATTGGCAAGCTTCTATGGAGTTTGAGCGAGAAGAAGGATAAAATGTGG GCCAATGATATGTATAACACTCGAAGAATGTATCAGCATCTGCGTGGGGACAAGCCAAGAGTTGATTGGAGGAGGTTAATGTACATAAACATGGCTAGACCAAGGGCTGTTTTTACTCTTTGGCTG GAAAATAGAGGCCATTTATTCTTGAGTGTGCGATCACAAAGAAGATTTGGAAGGAGACTCTCAATAGGCTTGGGCTGGAGTATATCCATATTGATTGGAATGAGCATACTGCTTGGCAACAAGCTAAAGGGAAGGGCAACAAAATGCGCATTTTCAAAGCTGCGCTGGCTGAAACGGTTTACCACATTTGGTGGGTGA